In Vibrio lentus, a single genomic region encodes these proteins:
- the tnpA gene encoding IS200/IS605 family transposase, whose protein sequence is MGDYRSSSHVYWRCKYHIVWTPKYRYKILKDKVGKELYRSIYILCNMKDCEVLELNVQPDHVHLVVIIPPKLSVSSLLGVLKGRTAIRLFNRFPHIRKKLWGNHFWARGYFVDTVGVNEEVIRRYVRHQDKQDIEYEQQLQLLKN, encoded by the coding sequence ATGGGCGATTACAGAAGTTCATCACATGTCTATTGGCGTTGCAAATACCATATAGTTTGGACTCCAAAGTACAGATATAAGATTTTGAAAGATAAGGTAGGAAAGGAGCTTTATCGTTCAATCTATATTTTGTGCAATATGAAAGACTGCGAAGTTTTAGAATTAAATGTTCAACCAGATCATGTTCATCTTGTTGTCATTATTCCTCCCAAGTTATCAGTATCGAGTTTGTTAGGAGTTTTAAAAGGCCGAACAGCAATTCGACTTTTCAATAGATTCCCACATATACGTAAGAAATTATGGGGAAATCACTTTTGGGCTAGAGGGTATTTTGTAGATACGGTCGGTGTGAATGAAGAAGTCATTCGGCGATATGTACGACACCAAGATAAGCAGGACATAGAGTATGAACAACAATTACAGTTATTGAAGAACTGA
- the vpsR gene encoding cyclic-di-GMP-binding transcriptional regulator VpsR (Not actually a response regulator, but instead a cyclic-di-GMP-binding transcription factor.), producing MGTQFKMDSLPGSLIVVGGAYEPWLSVLEQVGWQCTQCADLRKADALIADIGPCIGIVDLSHDEFSLNGIANLVSNNKQVRWLAFIRESQLSSDTICQFIVNFCIDFFTAPIPDAQLLSTIGHQLGMLKLEQKVWPNYGINNNMGLLGDSVAVKRLRDQVKRIGPTDVSILIYGESGAGKETIARSIHQNSSRAQKPFLTVNCRALSEMRIESEVFGISAQLGAAPCMLEEADGGTILLNDVLAMPRNQQLNLLRFLQEGKVETETGSKSVDVRILAANSSDIEKALIEGDFNEELYHYINVLRIQVPSLKERVSDISVLANHFLRQYSKEFNAQAKSFSDEALRSMNRYHWPGNVRELMNQIKRVVLMSDSVIIEDHQLDLPKQNDERRSLKSIRERSERDALLIVLESYGGQVSLAAKELGVSRATMYRLLNKHSLISEGVV from the coding sequence ATGGGAACTCAATTTAAGATGGATTCCTTACCAGGTTCTCTTATCGTCGTTGGTGGTGCGTACGAACCCTGGTTATCTGTATTAGAACAAGTGGGTTGGCAGTGTACCCAGTGTGCAGATTTACGAAAAGCCGATGCATTGATTGCCGACATAGGCCCATGCATTGGCATTGTGGACCTTAGCCATGATGAGTTCAGCCTAAATGGCATTGCAAACTTGGTGAGTAACAATAAACAGGTTAGATGGCTCGCCTTTATCCGTGAATCGCAATTAAGCTCCGATACTATTTGCCAGTTTATCGTTAACTTCTGTATCGACTTTTTCACGGCACCCATTCCAGATGCACAGCTACTGAGTACCATAGGTCACCAGCTTGGGATGCTTAAGCTTGAGCAGAAAGTGTGGCCAAACTACGGCATTAACAACAATATGGGCTTGTTGGGCGACTCGGTGGCAGTAAAGCGCCTAAGAGACCAAGTAAAGCGTATTGGGCCGACTGATGTCAGCATCTTAATTTATGGCGAGAGTGGGGCTGGCAAAGAGACGATTGCACGCTCTATTCATCAAAACTCTTCGCGCGCGCAAAAGCCATTTTTAACGGTCAACTGCCGAGCTCTGTCTGAGATGAGAATTGAGTCTGAAGTCTTCGGCATTTCAGCTCAGCTTGGTGCAGCCCCTTGTATGCTGGAAGAGGCGGACGGTGGCACGATATTGCTCAATGATGTGTTAGCGATGCCTCGCAATCAACAGTTGAATTTGTTGCGCTTCTTGCAAGAAGGCAAGGTAGAGACGGAGACTGGGTCAAAATCGGTGGATGTTCGTATTCTGGCGGCTAACTCTTCTGATATTGAAAAGGCATTGATTGAGGGTGACTTCAATGAAGAGCTTTACCACTACATCAATGTTCTACGAATTCAGGTTCCGAGCTTAAAAGAGCGGGTTAGTGATATCTCAGTGTTGGCCAATCATTTCTTACGTCAGTATTCGAAAGAGTTTAATGCTCAAGCCAAGAGTTTCTCTGACGAAGCGCTTCGATCGATGAATCGTTATCACTGGCCGGGCAATGTCCGTGAGCTGATGAACCAAATCAAACGCGTGGTGTTGATGTCGGACTCAGTGATCATTGAAGATCATCAGCTGGATTTACCTAAGCAAAATGATGAGCGCCGTAGCCTCAAAAGTATCCGTGAGCGTTCAGAGCGAGATGCGTTGCTGATTGTTCTGGAATCTTATGGTGGTCAAGTATCGTTGGCTGCTAAGGAACTTGGAGTTTCGCGCGCAACCATGTACCGATTGCTGAACAAACATAGCCTTATTTCTGAAGGTGTTGTTTAG